CCATGCGCGCTGGCGCGCAGCGCCTCCTCCTCGAGATCGGGCTCCTTCATCAGCCAATGGGCGAGGCGTCGCATCAGATCGACATGCGGGCCGCCGCCCTCATAGCCGCGCGCCCATAGCCAAATTTGATCGGTGAGCAGCGCCGCAACGCGCCCTTTGCCCTCGCGCGAGAGCACCAGCAGCGGCTTGTCATTGGCGCCAGTGAGGATCGAATTGCCCTTCACCACGTCCGTATCGACCTGGCGAAACCACTCGCCCCAGGCGGGGGGATCGCTCTTTGCGCCCTCGAGCCCGCGCGTAACGGGATGCTTCTCCCCCTCCTTGCTCACTCTCGCGCGAAAGGCGCGCTCATAGAGCGAGCCGTCCGGCCGCGCCGGGATGATGCTCTCGAGCGGCGAGTAATAGAGCCCCTGCACAGTGGCGAAATCCGGCCCCGTCGCGACGAGGAAAGCGCCGCCATTGTCGACATAGCGCAGGATATTGTCGAAATAGACGGACGGCAGGATCGTCTGGTTCGAATAGCGATCGAAGACGATGAGATCGAATTCGTTGATCTTGCGGCCGAAGAGGTCCGCTGTCGGAAAGGCGATCAGCGACAGCTCGTTCGGCGGCGTGCCATCGAGCTTCTCCGGCGGCCGCAGAATGGTGAAATGCACGAGATCGACATTGGCGTCGGAGCGCAAGAGATTGCGCCAGCTGCGCTCGCCCGGATGCGGCTCGCCGGAGACGAGCAGCACCTTCAGCTTGTCGCGCACGCCCTCTATCGTGACGACGGCCTTATTGTTGACGGCGGTCAGCTCGCCCGGCAACGTCTCGACCTCGAGCTCGACGACGTTCGAGCCGCCATGCTCCACGCGCACCGGAATATCGACGATCTCGCCGGCGCGCGCGACAATGGGCGCGAGCGCCACGCCGTCGCGGCGCGTCTCTATGACGACAGGCTCCGCGCCGCCGAGATTGCTGTCGACGACGCGCGCGCGAATGGTCTGGTCTTTCCCGACGATGCCGAAGCGCGGCGCCTCGACGAGTTCGAGCCGGCGGTCGCGCTCGCCCTCATGGCCGGTGACCAGCACATGCAGCGGCGCCTTGAAGCCGAGCGCGGCGGCGTTCGCGGGAATGTCGTGAACGATCCCATCCGTCACCATTATCGCAGCGCCAATGCGCTCGCGCGGGACGTCCTTCAGCCCCTCCTCGAGCGCCTGGAACAATTTGGTTCCATCCGCTTCGCCGCCCGGACGCGCGGCGTCGATGACGCGCGGCTCGATGTCGCCGAGCTTTTGCAGGGCGGTCTCCAGAGCCGCCTTCGCGGCGTCCGTCTGCGGCATGCGCTCGCCGAAGCTCTGACTCTCGCTGCGATCGAGCACGATCGGGACGATCGTCTTCAGCGGCTCGCGCTGCTCACGCAGCAGCGAAGGATCGGTGAGCGCCAGCAGCACGAGCGCCAGGGTGGCGAGACGCAGAGGCGCGCCGCGGCCGCCCGCGTGCAGCGAGAGAAGCGCGACGAGCGCCGCCGCGATCGCCAGCACGGCGAGCGCCGGCCAGGGCAGAAGCGGCGTGAAAGTGAGGGAAAGCTCGCTCATTGGCCGAGCCGCTCCAAAAGGTCGCGAACATGGACCTGATCGGATTTGTAATTGCCGGTCAGCGTGTACATCACGAGATTGACGCCGCCGCGTATGGCGAGCTCGCGCTGGCGCGCGCCGCCCGGCGTCAGCGTGTAGAGCGGCTGGCCGTTGCGGTCGGCCGCCCAGGCGCCGGCGAGATCATTGGAGGTGATGACGACGGAGGAGACGCTGTCGGTCGCGCGCACCGGCCGCGTCGGATCGTCCTTGCTCTCCGGCGGCAGCGCCTCGACCCAGGTCTTGCCATTGATCGTGCGGCCGTAGAAACCGTCGATGAGATAGAAGGTCTTGGTGATGACGTGGTCGCGCGGGGCGACCTCGAGCGGCGGAATGTCGAGATTGCGCGTCAGATCGCGCAGCCATTGCGTTTCCGGCGTCGGCGGCCCGCCCTCATGCGCGGTGAGCGCGTCGCGCGTGTCGAAGACGATGGTGCCGCCCTGTTTCAAATAGACGCCGATCTTGGCGATCGCCGGCGCCGATGGCAGCGGCGCGGAAGCGACGATCGGCCAATAGAGCATGGGATAAAAGGCGAGCTCGTCGCGCGCGGGATCGACGCCCACGGGCGCCCCGGGCGTGAAGGAGGTGCGCTGATTGAGCGCGCGCGACAAAGCCTCGAGGCCGAGCTTGCTGGTCTCGTCGACGCGCGCGTCGCCGGAGAGGACATAGGCGAGCCGCGTCGTCAGCGCCACCTCGCGGTCGCGCGGCGAAGCGGCCGCCGGCGCGTCCTTGGCGCGGGCGGCCTCGGGCGCTCCGCCGAGAACGGCCAGAGCGCAGAGCGCGCCGATCGCGATCGGCGCGACGCGGCGCAAGCCGCCGGACATGACCAGCAGGATCAGCCAATCGGCGAGCAGAGCGAGGAAGACGAGCGCCAGCAGCCAAGGGCGCAGATCGATCGGCGCGCCGGCGCGCAGCGCCGAGACCGAGAGCCCCCGCCCGGCGAAATCGAAGCTGCGCAATTCGTCGCCGGGACGCAGCGGCTGCACGGCGAGAGGCGTATCGGCGGCGCCATAGAAGCCGGGCGGATGGTCGCGGCTGGCGCCGCCGTCATAATCGCCGGCGATGGGACGCGCCGACGGCGGCGGGGCGCCCATGCGGCCGCGCCCGTCCAGAGTGACGAGCGGCGCGAGCGCCGGGGCGTCGCTGCGCGGCCCATCCTCGGCGCGGCGCGCGGCGGCCTCGCCGCTCTCGGCGGCGATCCGGTGCAGCATGTCGATGAACAGGCCGGAGATCGGCAGATTGGACCAGGCGGCGTCGGCGCTCACATGGAACAGCACGATGAGCCCCTTGCCGCGCCGCTCGGCGGTGACGAGCGGCGTGCCGTCGGTGAGCGCCGCCCAGGTCTTGGCCGGCAGGCCGGGCTCCGGCTCGGCGAGCACCTGCCGCGTCACCGTCACCTCGTCGGGAACCGCGAGGCCATAAAAGGGACTCGACGGATCGAATGGCGCGAGCTTCTTCGGCGTGTCCCAGGACATGGCGCCTCCGAGCACGCGGCCGCTGCGCCGCAGCCGCACGGGCGTGAGATCGTCGCCGCCATTGGCCAGGCGCGCGCCCGCGAAGCGCAGCAGCACGCCGCCGTCCTCGACGAAACGGATCAGCGCCTCATGCGCGTCCGCAGGCAGCACGCCGATATCGGCGAGGGCGACGATATTGGGCTGCTCGGCGATGAGGCCCGGCAGCGGATCGGCTGCGCCGGGGCGCGGCTCGCGCACCTCGGCGAAAGGCGCGAAGGCTTTTTGCAGATAATATTGCGGCTCCAGCAACGGCTGCGCGAGATCGGCGCTCGCGCCGCTCAGCACGGCGACGCGGCGCACTTTGGAGCGACCGTCGAGCAGCGCCACAGCGCCGGCCGAGGCCTCGCCGTCGATGCGCAGCAGCGCCGCCTCATTGCGCAATTCGATCGGCAGATCGAAGCGCGCTCGCGCTTTTTGCCCGGCGCCGAAATCGAAACGCGCCTGCGCCAGCGCGCGCCCCTGCTGGTCATAGGCGGAGACGGAGCCGGAGGAGATTGTCGCAAGGGAAGCGCGCGCAATGTCCACTTCGAGACCGCCCGCGGTGTTCTGCGGCGTCGAAAGGGCGCGCGGAACATGATCGCTGGCCAGAATCCGAACCTCCGCGCCGCCGGCGGCCGCCGAGGTCAGGGAATTGGCGAAGGCCGGCGCCCCGCCCTGCTCCAGCCCGTCGGCGATCCAGATCACGCGCGCGCGGGGATGCGCGGCGACGAATTCGCCGAGCCGGGCTGCTGCGGCGGCGCGGTCCGGGACAAAGGGCTGCGGCGCGAGCGCGCGTAGGCGCTCGTCGATCTTGCCGCCGTCCTCGAGCGCAGGCGCGGCCTCGGCGTCCGACATGGGCAGAACGGCGATCCTGGCGCCGGAGCGCGCCGCATCGGCGGCGATGGCGCGCGCCGCCTCGAGGCGGGCGTCGAAATCCGGCGCCGCGGGCCAGCCGTCGTCGATGGCGATCAGCAGAGGCGCCCCAGAGAAGGAAGCCGTCGCCGTCGGAGTGACGGCGGGGCCAGCCATCGCCAGCACTGCGCAGCCCGCCAGCGCGAGGCGGAGCGCGAGCAGCCACCAGGGCGTGCGCGACGGCGTCTCCTCGCGGCGCAACAGATCGAAGAGCAGGCGGATCGGCGGAAAGACGATTTCCCGCGGGCGCGGCGGCGTCACCCGCAACAAGAAATAGATGGCGGGTAGAGCCAGAAGCCCGAATAGCGCGAGCGGCGCGGCGAAAGTCAGTCCCATCAGACGCGCTCCAATCGTCCAGAGAGCGCGAAGCTCAAAGAGAGGGCGGCCTCCGCCGCCGGGCGGTCGGTGCGGTGAATCTGCAGCGCGAAGCCGACGCTCGCCGCAGCCTGGGCGATCTCGTCCCTATGCCGCGACAGACGCTCCACATAGGCGTCGCGCCAGGCCTGAGCGCGGCCGGCGCGGAGTTGCGCGCGGCTGTCGGTGTCGAGGAAGATCGTCTCGCCTTCGAACGGAAATGTCTCCTCGACCGGATCTGCGATCATCAGCAGCGCGCCCGCCGCGCCATTGGCCGCGAGCGTTCCGAGGCGCTCGGCGAGCGCCTGCGGATCGCAGAGGAAATCGGAGACGAGCAGCGCCTTGGCGCCGCCGGGCAGAGCGACGGCCTCGGGCAATTCGCCACGCGCCGCAGGGCCGGCGGCGAGAAGCGCCTGCGCCAGCCGCTCGATGATGTCGCGCGTCGACATGGGATGGGTGAGGCCGAGCAGGCCGATCCTCTCGCCCCCGCGCATGAGGACGTCGGCGAGCGCGAGGCCGAGCGTCAGCGCGCGATCGAGCTTTGGCTCGAGCGCCAGCGACGAGACGAAAGCCATGGAAGGCGAGCAGTCCATCCACAGAAAATAGGAATGGGCGGCCTCCCATTCTCTTTCGCGCACGAAAAGCCGATCGTCGCGCGCCGAGCGGCGCCAGTCGATACGATGGGCCGCCTCCCCTGCGCCGAAGGGCCGAAACTGCCAGAAATTCTCGCCCGTCCCCGCGCGCCGGCGGCCATGCGCGCCATGGACGACGGTCGCGGCGACCTCCCGCGCGCGGATGACGACGTCCGGCAGACGGCTCGCGAGCTCCGCTGCGTCTATGCGCCGCGCGCTCGCCGCGAGCCGTTCGGATGGATCGAAGGCGCTCGTGGAAACCGCCGGTCCCGCCACCTCAGCCGATCCTCGCGACGAGCTTCTCGACGAGGCCGGCGATGGTCTTGCCCTGCGCGCGCGCGGCGAATGTCAGCGCCATGCGGTGACGCAGCGCCGGCGCTGCGAGCGCCGCGACATCGTCGAGCGAAGGCGAGAGCCGCCCGGACAAAAGCGCGCGGGCGCGGGTCGCGAGCATCAGGGCCTGCGCCGCGCGCGGGCCCGGGCCCCAGGCGACATGGGCCGCGATCTCCGCGTCGCCCTCCCCCGGCCGCGCCGAGCGCACGAGATCGAGAATGGCGTCGACGACCTTGTCGCCGACCGGCAATTGTCGAACGAGCCGCTGCGCGGCGATGAGATCCTCGGCCGAGAGCGTCTTGCGCGCCTCCACGATGCGATCGCCGGTCGTCTCCAGCAAGATGCGGCGTTCGCTGGCGCGGTCGGGATAGTCGACGTCGATCTGGAGAAGAAAGCGGTCGAGCTGCGCCTCGGGCAGAGGATAAGTTCCTTCCTGCTCCAGCGGATTTTGCGTCGCCAGCACGTGGAAGGGGCGCGGCAGATCGTGACGCTCGCCGGCGACGCTCACATGATATTCCTGCATCGCCTGCAG
This genomic window from Methylosinus sp. H3A contains:
- a CDS encoding DUF4159 domain-containing protein: MGLTFAAPLALFGLLALPAIYFLLRVTPPRPREIVFPPIRLLFDLLRREETPSRTPWWLLALRLALAGCAVLAMAGPAVTPTATASFSGAPLLIAIDDGWPAAPDFDARLEAARAIAADAARSGARIAVLPMSDAEAAPALEDGGKIDERLRALAPQPFVPDRAAAAARLGEFVAAHPRARVIWIADGLEQGGAPAFANSLTSAAAGGAEVRILASDHVPRALSTPQNTAGGLEVDIARASLATISSGSVSAYDQQGRALAQARFDFGAGQKARARFDLPIELRNEAALLRIDGEASAGAVALLDGRSKVRRVAVLSGASADLAQPLLEPQYYLQKAFAPFAEVREPRPGAADPLPGLIAEQPNIVALADIGVLPADAHEALIRFVEDGGVLLRFAGARLANGGDDLTPVRLRRSGRVLGGAMSWDTPKKLAPFDPSSPFYGLAVPDEVTVTRQVLAEPEPGLPAKTWAALTDGTPLVTAERRGKGLIVLFHVSADAAWSNLPISGLFIDMLHRIAAESGEAAARRAEDGPRSDAPALAPLVTLDGRGRMGAPPPSARPIAGDYDGGASRDHPPGFYGAADTPLAVQPLRPGDELRSFDFAGRGLSVSALRAGAPIDLRPWLLALVFLALLADWLILLVMSGGLRRVAPIAIGALCALAVLGGAPEAARAKDAPAAASPRDREVALTTRLAYVLSGDARVDETSKLGLEALSRALNQRTSFTPGAPVGVDPARDELAFYPMLYWPIVASAPLPSAPAIAKIGVYLKQGGTIVFDTRDALTAHEGGPPTPETQWLRDLTRNLDIPPLEVAPRDHVITKTFYLIDGFYGRTINGKTWVEALPPESKDDPTRPVRATDSVSSVVITSNDLAGAWAADRNGQPLYTLTPGGARQRELAIRGGVNLVMYTLTGNYKSDQVHVRDLLERLGQ
- a CDS encoding DUF58 domain-containing protein, giving the protein MAGPAVSTSAFDPSERLAASARRIDAAELASRLPDVVIRAREVAATVVHGAHGRRRAGTGENFWQFRPFGAGEAAHRIDWRRSARDDRLFVREREWEAAHSYFLWMDCSPSMAFVSSLALEPKLDRALTLGLALADVLMRGGERIGLLGLTHPMSTRDIIERLAQALLAAGPAARGELPEAVALPGGAKALLVSDFLCDPQALAERLGTLAANGAAGALLMIADPVEETFPFEGETIFLDTDSRAQLRAGRAQAWRDAYVERLSRHRDEIAQAAASVGFALQIHRTDRPAAEAALSLSFALSGRLERV
- a CDS encoding MoxR family ATPase, yielding MTEQDLASAPVAAAERVLEQIGRARAAVSTVIFGQEEAVEQALVTLLAGGHGLLVGVPGLAKTKLVETLGKVLGLDERRVQFTPDLLPADILGSEVLEETADKKRVFRFVKGPIFAQLLMADEINRASPRTQSALLQAMQEYHVSVAGERHDLPRPFHVLATQNPLEQEGTYPLPEAQLDRFLLQIDVDYPDRASERRILLETTGDRIVEARKTLSAEDLIAAQRLVRQLPVGDKVVDAILDLVRSARPGEGDAEIAAHVAWGPGPRAAQALMLATRARALLSGRLSPSLDDVAALAAPALRHRMALTFAARAQGKTIAGLVEKLVARIG